Proteins encoded by one window of Acetivibrio thermocellus ATCC 27405:
- a CDS encoding AMP-binding protein — MKIAFSTLGCPDFSWTDIYSMAKDFGFNGIEIRGLGKEIFAVKAQPFTESELPKTLKKLSELRLEIPCFSSGCCLKFSENAEKNYEEIVEYITLASKTGTPFVRVLGDLEPEPQGEVDDNVVIEALKKLAPIAEEKGVTLLVETNGVYSDTKRLCELLDNVASDAVAALWDVHHPYRFAGETPGKTVQNLGAYIKYVHIKDSVVENGKIHYRMLGEGDLPIDDIMMALRSINYEGYISLEWVKRWAADLDDAGVVFPNFANYMSRYIKKSEVRGRLFDNARKTGKYIWEKDTLIDLTFPQLLDRVVEEFPDQYAFKYTTTDYTRTYAQFRDDVDTFARSLIALGVKPGDHVAIWATNVPQWFITFWATTKIGAVLVTVNTAYKIYEVEYLLRQSDTHTLVMIDGFKDSNYVEIIKELCPELETAEPGKPLHIKRLPFLRNIITIESKQKGCISWDEAIALAEKVPIEEVQRRALAVNRHDVCNMQYTSGTTGFPKGVMLTHYNVINNGKCIGDCMDLSTADRMLIQVPMFHCFGMVLSMIACVTHGSTMCPIPYFSPKVALDCINREKITVCNGVPTMFIAMLEHEDFKKTDFSHMRTGIMAGSPCPVKVMQDVVDKMNMKEITIVYGQTEASPGCTQSRVDDPIEVRVNTVGRPLPGIECKIVDPQTGEELPDNTDGEFVARGYNIMKGYYKMPEATAAAIDKDGWLHTGDMARRDENGNYKITGRIKDMIIRGGENIYPKEIEDFIYTHPKVKDVQVIGVPDKQYGEEIMAWVILKDGETMTAEELQEYVRSNMAKHKTPRYVKFVTEFPMNAAGKVLKYKMREMAVDMLSLHEANSIVTA, encoded by the coding sequence ATGAAAATTGCGTTTTCAACACTTGGTTGTCCTGACTTCAGTTGGACGGACATTTATTCCATGGCTAAGGATTTTGGATTTAACGGTATCGAAATCCGTGGTCTTGGAAAGGAAATTTTCGCCGTGAAAGCACAGCCTTTTACCGAATCAGAGCTGCCTAAGACTTTAAAAAAGCTTTCGGAACTTCGTCTTGAAATTCCGTGCTTTTCTTCGGGATGCTGTTTGAAGTTTTCCGAGAATGCCGAGAAAAATTATGAGGAGATTGTAGAGTATATTACGCTTGCTTCCAAAACAGGAACTCCTTTTGTCCGTGTTCTTGGCGACCTTGAGCCGGAACCTCAGGGAGAAGTTGATGACAATGTTGTTATTGAGGCACTGAAAAAACTTGCCCCCATTGCGGAAGAAAAAGGTGTAACGCTTCTTGTGGAAACCAATGGTGTATATTCCGACACAAAACGTCTGTGTGAGCTGCTTGACAATGTGGCCAGTGATGCAGTGGCGGCTTTGTGGGATGTACACCACCCGTATAGATTTGCCGGTGAGACTCCCGGAAAGACGGTGCAAAATCTTGGAGCATACATTAAATATGTACATATCAAGGACTCGGTTGTTGAAAACGGAAAAATTCATTATCGCATGCTTGGTGAAGGTGATTTGCCAATTGACGATATCATGATGGCACTTCGTTCAATCAACTATGAAGGATACATTTCTCTGGAATGGGTTAAACGGTGGGCTGCGGACCTCGACGATGCCGGAGTTGTCTTCCCCAATTTTGCAAATTACATGAGCCGCTACATTAAAAAAAGCGAAGTGAGAGGGCGCTTGTTTGACAATGCGAGAAAGACCGGAAAGTATATTTGGGAGAAAGACACGCTTATTGATTTGACATTCCCTCAGCTTTTGGACCGTGTTGTTGAAGAGTTTCCCGACCAGTATGCCTTCAAGTATACCACAACCGATTATACCCGGACTTATGCCCAGTTCAGGGATGATGTCGATACTTTTGCAAGATCCCTGATAGCTCTGGGAGTAAAACCGGGAGACCATGTTGCCATCTGGGCTACCAACGTACCCCAATGGTTTATTACATTCTGGGCGACAACTAAGATTGGAGCGGTGCTTGTCACCGTAAACACCGCATATAAAATTTATGAGGTTGAATATCTTCTCCGTCAGTCGGATACCCACACACTGGTTATGATTGACGGATTTAAGGATTCGAATTATGTTGAAATTATTAAAGAACTTTGCCCTGAGCTTGAAACGGCGGAGCCCGGAAAACCTCTGCATATCAAGAGGCTTCCTTTCCTGCGCAATATCATTACTATTGAGTCAAAACAAAAAGGCTGCATTTCGTGGGATGAAGCAATTGCCCTGGCGGAAAAAGTGCCTATTGAGGAGGTTCAACGCCGTGCTCTTGCGGTTAACAGGCATGATGTCTGCAATATGCAGTATACTTCAGGAACCACCGGATTCCCAAAAGGTGTTATGCTTACCCATTACAATGTTATTAACAACGGAAAATGCATTGGAGACTGTATGGACCTTTCCACTGCCGACCGCATGCTGATCCAGGTTCCGATGTTCCACTGCTTTGGAATGGTGCTTTCAATGATAGCTTGTGTGACTCATGGTTCCACAATGTGTCCGATACCGTATTTTTCACCGAAGGTGGCTTTGGATTGTATTAACCGTGAGAAGATAACCGTCTGCAACGGTGTTCCGACGATGTTTATTGCAATGCTGGAACACGAAGATTTCAAAAAGACAGATTTCTCTCACATGAGAACGGGAATTATGGCCGGAAGCCCGTGTCCTGTAAAGGTTATGCAGGATGTGGTGGACAAGATGAACATGAAGGAGATAACCATTGTATACGGTCAGACTGAGGCTTCACCGGGCTGTACCCAGAGCCGTGTGGATGATCCTATTGAGGTGCGTGTGAATACTGTCGGACGTCCGCTTCCCGGTATTGAATGCAAGATTGTGGATCCTCAAACTGGTGAGGAATTGCCGGATAATACCGACGGAGAGTTTGTTGCCCGCGGATATAATATTATGAAAGGTTACTACAAGATGCCTGAAGCGACGGCGGCAGCAATTGACAAAGACGGCTGGCTCCATACCGGTGACATGGCAAGGCGTGATGAAAACGGCAACTACAAGATAACCGGCCGTATCAAGGACATGATAATACGTGGCGGTGAAAATATTTATCCGAAGGAAATTGAAGACTTTATATACACTCATCCGAAAGTAAAGGATGTTCAGGTTATAGGTGTTCCCGACAAGCAATATGGTGAAGAGATTATGGCATGGGTAATCCTTAAGGACGGCGAAACAATGACTGCCGAAGAGCTTCAGGAATATGTTCGCTCCAATATGGCAAAACACAAGACGCCTCGATACGTCAAATTTGTTACGGAATTCCCCATGAATGCGGCAGGAAAGGTATTAAAGTACAAAATGCGTGAGATGGCAGTTGACATGTTGTCCCTCCATGAAGCCAATTCAATCGTTACGGCTTAA
- a CDS encoding glutaredoxin family protein encodes MDVIVYTTPTCPWCTRVKEYLDQKGVQYREVNVAADRNAAMEMIRKSGQRGVPVVDIDGNIVVGFDQGKIDSLIGN; translated from the coding sequence ATGGACGTAATTGTATATACAACACCTACATGTCCATGGTGTACAAGAGTAAAGGAATATCTGGACCAAAAAGGTGTTCAGTACAGGGAAGTTAACGTTGCAGCCGACAGAAACGCTGCGATGGAAATGATTAGAAAATCCGGCCAACGTGGTGTACCTGTTGTGGATATTGACGGAAACATTGTTGTAGGATTTGATCAGGGGAAAATCGACAGTTTGATAGGAAACTGA
- a CDS encoding aldo/keto reductase, producing MQYRGLGKTGVKVSALGFGAMRLPQININGNTRVDEEKSIEMIHRAFELGVNYIDTAPGYCNGESEVVVGKALKGWRDKIYLSTKNPIENASGDDWRKRLENSLKKLDTDYIDFYHMWGINWETYETKIDVKGGPLEAARKAKEEGLIRHISFSFHDKPENLIKLIDTGNFETVLCQYNLLDRSNEKAIAHAKRKGLGVIIMGPVGGGKLGEPSETIKKLLPKKTVSCAEIALRFVLANPNVDCALSGMSTIEMVEENVRVASNDTPLTKEELEMIRASMEENKRMEDLYCTGCNYCMPCPVGVNIPLNFQLMNYHRVYKITDYARGQYSQIGKVEWYKGKPAHECIECGVCETKCPQKLEIRKQLKETARVLSVK from the coding sequence ATGCAGTACCGTGGATTGGGAAAAACAGGTGTGAAAGTATCTGCTCTTGGCTTTGGAGCAATGAGGCTTCCACAAATTAATATTAATGGCAATACGAGGGTTGACGAGGAAAAAAGTATTGAAATGATTCACAGAGCTTTTGAACTTGGAGTGAATTACATAGATACCGCCCCGGGATACTGCAATGGTGAAAGCGAGGTTGTCGTAGGAAAGGCTTTAAAAGGTTGGAGGGACAAGATTTATTTATCCACCAAGAATCCGATTGAGAACGCATCAGGGGATGATTGGCGTAAAAGGCTGGAAAATTCATTGAAAAAGCTGGATACTGACTATATTGATTTTTATCATATGTGGGGTATCAACTGGGAAACCTATGAAACGAAAATAGATGTGAAGGGAGGCCCGCTGGAGGCGGCACGGAAGGCTAAAGAAGAAGGTCTTATCCGTCATATATCCTTCTCATTTCATGACAAACCTGAAAATTTGATTAAGCTTATAGACACAGGTAATTTTGAAACGGTGCTGTGTCAGTACAACCTTCTTGACAGAAGCAATGAAAAAGCAATAGCCCATGCAAAGAGAAAGGGGCTGGGAGTAATAATCATGGGTCCTGTAGGTGGAGGAAAACTCGGTGAACCCTCGGAGACAATTAAAAAACTGCTTCCCAAAAAGACGGTAAGCTGTGCGGAAATAGCCTTGCGATTTGTACTTGCCAATCCAAATGTTGACTGCGCACTGTCAGGAATGAGCACAATTGAAATGGTTGAGGAAAATGTGCGTGTGGCATCAAATGATACTCCTCTTACAAAGGAAGAGCTCGAGATGATAAGGGCGTCAATGGAGGAAAACAAACGAATGGAGGATTTGTATTGCACCGGCTGCAATTATTGTATGCCGTGTCCTGTCGGTGTCAATATTCCGCTTAATTTTCAGTTGATGAATTATCACAGGGTATATAAAATTACCGATTATGCAAGGGGTCAATACAGCCAAATAGGCAAGGTTGAATGGTACAAGGGTAAACCGGCCCATGAGTGCATTGAATGTGGCGTGTGTGAGACAAAATGCCCTCAAAAGCTTGAAATAAGAAAACAGCTAAAAGAAACGGCAAGGGTATTGTCGGTTAAATGA
- a CDS encoding helix-turn-helix domain-containing protein, giving the protein MARVRALGRRKGSIIMDNILCFGDIELNISNLILSTETSKINLRRRECELLDFLFLRKGMISPKETIIEKLWSFDSKASANHVEVYISFLRKKLSNINSKVTIDTIRGAGYELKYILYISFNRQYPCRFF; this is encoded by the coding sequence ATGGCAAGAGTTCGTGCTTTGGGAAGGCGCAAAGGCAGTATTATCATGGACAATATATTGTGCTTTGGCGACATCGAACTGAACATTTCTAATCTCATTCTGTCCACAGAAACATCTAAAATAAATCTGAGACGCCGCGAATGCGAGCTTCTCGATTTTCTGTTCCTCAGAAAAGGCATGATTTCTCCAAAAGAAACAATCATCGAGAAACTGTGGAGCTTTGATTCCAAAGCAAGTGCCAACCACGTTGAGGTTTACATATCCTTTTTACGGAAAAAACTAAGCAATATTAATTCCAAAGTAACAATAGATACCATTCGCGGCGCAGGCTATGAACTAAAGTACATATTATATATTTCATTTAACCGACAATACCCTTGCCGTTTCTTTTAG